From the genome of Thiohalorhabdus sp. Cl-TMA, one region includes:
- a CDS encoding acetyl-CoA carboxylase carboxyltransferase subunit alpha: protein MNNRFLDFEQPIAELEAKIEELRYVTDEPDLNIGEEIERLERKNRRQTEKIYGSLTPWQVSQVARHPLRPYTQDYLSRMFEGFRELHGDRAFGDDPAIIGGIARLDGRSVMIIGHQKGRDTKEKIRRNFGMPRPEGYRKALRLMKLAEKFRLPVLTFIDTPGAYPGVGAEERGQSEAIARNLREMARLRTPIIATVIGEGGSGGALGIGVGDQVLMLQYSTYSVISPEGCASILWKDSGRAEESAEAMGITAERVHRSGLIDEVIDEPLGGAHRDPEGMAQRLRTVLAGHAERLLARPVDELLEERYRRLMSAGSFDEEA, encoded by the coding sequence ATGAATAATCGTTTTCTCGATTTCGAGCAGCCGATCGCCGAGCTGGAGGCCAAGATCGAAGAGCTGCGCTATGTCACCGATGAGCCCGACCTGAACATCGGTGAGGAAATCGAGCGTCTGGAGCGGAAGAACCGTCGTCAGACCGAGAAGATCTACGGCAGTCTGACGCCCTGGCAGGTGTCCCAGGTGGCCCGCCATCCCCTTCGTCCCTACACCCAGGACTATCTGAGCCGGATGTTCGAGGGGTTCCGCGAGCTCCACGGCGACCGGGCCTTCGGCGACGATCCGGCGATCATCGGGGGCATTGCCCGCCTGGACGGACGCTCGGTCATGATTATCGGCCACCAGAAGGGTCGGGACACCAAGGAGAAGATCCGGCGCAACTTCGGCATGCCGCGTCCGGAGGGGTACCGCAAGGCCCTGCGCCTGATGAAGCTGGCCGAGAAGTTCCGCCTGCCCGTGCTGACCTTCATCGACACCCCGGGGGCCTACCCCGGCGTGGGCGCGGAGGAGCGGGGCCAGAGCGAGGCCATCGCCCGCAACCTGCGCGAGATGGCACGCCTGCGCACGCCCATCATTGCCACCGTCATCGGCGAGGGCGGAAGCGGCGGGGCGCTGGGGATCGGCGTGGGCGATCAGGTGCTCATGCTCCAGTATTCCACCTATTCGGTCATCAGCCCCGAAGGCTGTGCCTCCATTCTCTGGAAGGACAGCGGCCGGGCGGAGGAATCCGCCGAGGCCATGGGCATCACCGCCGAGCGCGTACACCGCTCCGGCCTGATCGACGAGGTGATCGATGAGCCCCTCGGAGGGGCGCATCGGGACCCCGAGGGCATGGCGCAGCGGCTGCGTACCGTGCTGGCCGGGCACGCGGAACGGCTCCTGGCCCGCCCGGTGGATGAGCTGCTGGAGGAGCGGTACCGGCGGCTGATGTCCGCCGGGTCCTTCGACGAGGAAGCCTGA
- the dnaE gene encoding DNA polymerase III subunit alpha encodes MTTPPFVHLHVHSEFSLVDGTLRVPELIKRVKDMGMPAVALTDHGNLFALVKFYNKALAAGIKPIIGSEVWVEGEGKSPLSHLVLLARDRTGYDNLVQLSSKGYLEGQERGQPRVSHQWLREYGQGIIALSANLEGEVGYWLARGNMEAAEAAAAYYAELFPAGFYLELQRTGRTGQEAVNQGSMEIAHRLDLPVVATNNVHFAETDEMEAHEVRVAIAEGTTLERRGEDARRHTEQNHLRTGDEMIALFEDVPEAVANAGHIAARCNVELSFGTPYLPDYQPPDGSSIEAYFPEAARDGLKERFPQILARIPEERHEEVRDEYWRRLEREIGIIDQMGFPAYFLIVADFIQWAKDNDVPVGPGRGSGAGSLVAFALKITDIDPIRYGLLFERFLNPERVSMPDFDVDFCMEKRDRVIDYVAEKYGRDKVAQIITYGAMKAKAVVRDVGRVLGHPYGYVDKIAKLVPGDLGMTLNKALEQEEDLRERYDNEEDVATLINLGCKLEGLARNAGTHAGGVLISPSTLTDFVPLFKEADGETVTSQFDKDDVEEAGLVKFDFLGLRTLTVIDKAVSLANRTRANHGEAPLDMDEIPMDDGDTFRLLQRCDTTAVFQLESSGMKELIQRLQPDRFEDLIALVALYRPGPLESGMVDDYVERRHGRDRDWDYPLPQLEPILKETYGVILYQEQVMQIAQVLGNYSLGAADLLRRAMGKKKPEEMAKQREIFLAGARENSIDDAKATYIFDLMEKFAGYGFNKSHSAAYALLSYRTAFLKAHYPAELMAAVLSSDMNNTDKVVNFIGDCRQMDIEVLPPDINASDLEFTVEDPSLHDPEGEGRARGYVRYGLGAIKGAGEAALEAILAERAANGSFSDLFELASRVDLRKANKRVAEALIRAGAMDCLAPSRAALLEVLDDAFEEGVRVQQDMAVGQDSLFGDAEPVTVGVYPEVEELPSAVRLRGEKSTLGLYLSGHPLDDRMEELGELTPGRIRDIAPAEGDNVVIAGLVASLKEINNRRGERMAFVNLEDPSGRAEVVVFAEAYGAVRDWLRGDEPLAVVEGRAAPDEQTGGYKVTAERVMTLEEARIERARQLELELSGTALGPDEVQRLGMLLADYPGNCPVTIDYRIPGRALVRLRMPDPVRPEPALLQSLTPLVGGAGMQLRFHRES; translated from the coding sequence ATGACCACGCCTCCCTTCGTCCATCTCCATGTCCATTCGGAATTCTCCCTGGTGGACGGCACCCTGCGGGTGCCGGAGCTCATCAAGCGCGTCAAGGACATGGGCATGCCCGCCGTGGCCCTCACCGACCACGGCAACCTGTTCGCCCTGGTGAAGTTCTACAACAAGGCCCTGGCGGCCGGCATCAAGCCCATCATCGGCTCCGAGGTGTGGGTGGAGGGCGAGGGCAAATCCCCCCTGTCCCACCTGGTCCTGCTCGCCCGCGACCGCACCGGTTACGACAACCTGGTGCAGCTCTCCTCCAAGGGCTACCTGGAAGGGCAGGAGCGCGGCCAGCCGAGGGTCTCCCACCAGTGGCTCCGGGAGTACGGACAGGGCATCATCGCCCTGTCCGCCAACCTGGAAGGGGAGGTGGGCTACTGGCTGGCGCGCGGCAACATGGAGGCCGCCGAGGCAGCGGCCGCCTACTACGCGGAGCTGTTTCCCGCCGGCTTCTACCTGGAGCTGCAGCGCACGGGACGGACCGGCCAGGAGGCGGTGAACCAGGGGAGCATGGAGATCGCCCACCGGCTCGATCTCCCGGTGGTGGCCACCAACAACGTACATTTCGCCGAGACCGACGAGATGGAGGCCCACGAGGTGCGGGTGGCCATCGCCGAGGGCACCACCCTGGAGCGCCGCGGCGAGGACGCCCGACGCCATACCGAGCAGAATCACCTGCGCACCGGCGACGAGATGATCGCCCTGTTCGAGGACGTGCCGGAGGCAGTGGCCAACGCCGGCCATATCGCCGCACGCTGCAACGTGGAGCTCTCCTTCGGCACTCCGTACCTGCCCGACTATCAGCCGCCGGACGGCAGCAGCATTGAGGCGTACTTCCCCGAGGCGGCGCGCGACGGCCTGAAGGAGCGCTTCCCGCAGATCCTCGCGCGGATCCCGGAGGAGCGGCACGAGGAAGTCCGCGACGAGTACTGGCGCCGCCTGGAGCGCGAGATCGGCATCATCGACCAGATGGGCTTCCCCGCCTACTTCCTGATCGTGGCCGACTTCATCCAATGGGCCAAGGACAACGACGTGCCGGTGGGGCCCGGGCGGGGCTCCGGTGCCGGCTCGCTGGTGGCCTTCGCCCTCAAGATCACCGACATCGACCCCATCCGCTACGGGCTGCTGTTCGAGCGCTTCCTGAACCCGGAGCGGGTCTCCATGCCGGACTTCGACGTGGACTTCTGCATGGAGAAGCGCGACCGGGTCATCGATTACGTGGCGGAGAAGTACGGTCGCGACAAGGTGGCGCAGATCATCACCTACGGCGCCATGAAGGCGAAGGCGGTGGTGCGCGACGTGGGCCGGGTGCTGGGCCATCCCTACGGCTACGTGGACAAGATTGCCAAGCTGGTGCCCGGGGATCTGGGCATGACGCTCAACAAGGCGCTGGAGCAGGAGGAGGACCTGCGCGAGCGTTACGACAACGAGGAGGACGTGGCCACCCTCATCAACCTCGGCTGCAAGCTGGAGGGTCTGGCGCGCAACGCCGGCACTCATGCCGGCGGCGTCCTGATCTCGCCCTCGACGCTCACCGACTTCGTGCCGCTGTTCAAGGAAGCCGACGGCGAAACCGTCACCTCCCAGTTCGATAAGGACGACGTCGAGGAAGCCGGGCTGGTGAAGTTCGACTTCCTGGGCCTGCGCACCCTGACGGTGATCGACAAGGCGGTGAGCCTGGCCAACCGGACCCGCGCCAACCACGGCGAGGCTCCGCTGGACATGGACGAAATCCCCATGGACGACGGGGATACCTTCCGGCTCCTGCAGCGCTGCGACACCACCGCGGTGTTTCAGCTGGAGTCCTCGGGGATGAAGGAGCTCATCCAGCGCCTGCAGCCGGACCGCTTCGAGGACCTCATCGCCCTGGTGGCGCTCTATCGCCCGGGCCCGCTGGAGTCCGGCATGGTGGACGACTACGTGGAGCGCCGCCACGGCCGCGACCGCGACTGGGACTATCCGCTGCCGCAGCTGGAGCCGATCCTCAAGGAGACCTACGGCGTCATCCTGTACCAGGAGCAGGTGATGCAGATCGCCCAGGTGCTCGGCAACTACAGCCTGGGCGCGGCCGACCTGCTGCGCCGGGCCATGGGCAAGAAGAAGCCCGAGGAGATGGCCAAGCAGCGCGAGATCTTCCTGGCCGGGGCCCGCGAGAACAGCATCGACGACGCCAAGGCTACCTACATCTTCGACCTGATGGAGAAGTTCGCCGGCTACGGCTTCAACAAGTCGCACTCGGCCGCCTACGCGCTGCTCTCCTACCGCACCGCCTTCCTGAAGGCCCATTATCCCGCCGAGCTCATGGCCGCAGTGCTGTCCTCGGACATGAACAACACCGACAAGGTGGTGAACTTCATCGGCGACTGCCGGCAGATGGACATCGAGGTGCTGCCGCCCGATATCAACGCCTCGGATCTGGAGTTCACCGTGGAGGACCCGTCCCTGCACGATCCGGAGGGCGAGGGGCGGGCCCGGGGCTATGTGCGTTACGGTCTGGGCGCCATCAAGGGCGCCGGGGAAGCCGCCCTGGAGGCCATTCTCGCCGAGCGCGCTGCTAACGGGTCCTTCAGCGACCTGTTCGAGCTGGCGAGCCGGGTCGATCTGCGCAAGGCCAACAAGCGGGTGGCCGAGGCCCTGATCCGCGCGGGGGCCATGGACTGTCTGGCGCCCAGCCGGGCGGCCCTGCTGGAGGTGCTGGACGACGCCTTCGAGGAAGGGGTCCGGGTCCAGCAGGACATGGCCGTTGGCCAGGACAGCCTGTTCGGCGATGCGGAGCCCGTCACCGTCGGCGTCTACCCGGAGGTGGAGGAGCTGCCCAGCGCGGTGCGGCTGCGGGGCGAGAAAAGCACGCTCGGCCTGTACCTCTCCGGCCATCCCCTGGACGACCGCATGGAGGAGCTTGGCGAGCTTACCCCGGGACGCATCCGCGACATCGCCCCGGCGGAGGGGGACAACGTGGTGATCGCGGGGCTCGTGGCCAGCCTCAAGGAGATCAATAACCGGCGCGGCGAGCGGATGGCCTTCGTGAACCTGGAGGACCCCTCCGGACGGGCGGAGGTGGTGGTGTTCGCCGAGGCCTACGGCGCCGTGCGGGACTGGCTGCGCGGCGACGAGCCCCTGGCGGTGGTGGAGGGACGCGCCGCCCCGGACGAGCAGACGGGGGGCTACAAGGTTACCGCCGAACGTGTCATGACCCTGGAGGAGGCACGGATCGAGCGGGCCCGGCAGCTGGAGCTGGAGCTCTCCGGAACGGCGCTGGGGCCCGATGAGGTGCAGCGCCTGGGCATGCTGCTTGCCGATTACCCCGGGAACTGCCCGGTGACCATCGATTACCGGATCCCGGGCCGGGCCCTGGTGCGGCTGCGCATGCCCGATCCGGTGCGCCCCGAGCCGGCCCTGCTGCAGTCCCTGACCCCGCTTGTAGGGGGGGCGGGTATGCAGCTCCGCTTTCATCGGGAATCCTAG
- a CDS encoding ribonuclease HII, which translates to MRPRGTAGEFRPVVGVDEAGRGPLAGPVVAAAVALPTPNTVAGLTDSKKLSQKRREALHGALLAGAAAAGLGWAEPDEIDAVNVLQATHRAMERAVSAVGLPGAHVRIDGSSRPSGLPDAECIVGGDLSDQAISAASILAKVTRDRWMAAYDTRYPGYGFASHKGYGTADHRAALARLGPSPIHRRSFKTS; encoded by the coding sequence GTGCGCCCGCGCGGGACGGCCGGGGAATTCCGTCCCGTGGTCGGCGTCGACGAGGCGGGCAGGGGGCCCCTGGCCGGTCCTGTGGTGGCCGCCGCGGTGGCGTTGCCCACCCCCAACACGGTGGCCGGACTGACGGACTCCAAGAAGTTGTCCCAGAAACGGCGCGAAGCCCTGCACGGGGCCCTGCTGGCGGGGGCGGCCGCCGCGGGTCTGGGCTGGGCGGAGCCGGACGAGATCGATGCGGTGAACGTCCTGCAGGCCACCCATCGGGCCATGGAGCGGGCCGTGTCCGCCGTCGGCCTTCCCGGAGCCCACGTGCGGATCGACGGCAGCTCCCGCCCGTCGGGTCTTCCCGACGCCGAGTGCATCGTCGGCGGGGATCTCAGCGACCAGGCCATTTCCGCCGCCTCCATTCTGGCCAAGGTGACCCGGGACCGCTGGATGGCGGCATACGACACCCGGTACCCGGGGTACGGCTTCGCGTCCCACAAGGGCTACGGGACCGCCGACCACCGGGCGGCCCTGGCGCGGCTGGGCCCTTCGCCCATCCATCGGCGCTCCTTCAAAACCTCCTGA
- the lpxB gene encoding lipid-A-disaccharide synthase produces the protein MSGPTASLAERSDAAGASVGGPRRVMVVAGEASGDRIAAGLIREMRAREPEVRFEGVAGPAMEAAGCRALFPSDQLAVVGLTEVLRHFGDIRRVFKGLKSRLREASPDLLVCVDAPDFNLRLAKVAQKFGVPVVYYVSPQVWAWRRGRVHKIGRIVDHMMVIFPFETEVYEQAGVPVTYVGNPLIERIPAVPDREQARAALGLPANAPVVALLPGSRRSEVLRMGPVLLRTAELLADLHPDAHFVLPVAGPAVGEVLDELLTEYAPPNFHRVEDSLSATAAADCAAVTSGTATLETAVVGTPLVVLYKLSPITFWLARRLVQVPHIGMVNLVAGREVAPELIQEDAEPERLAEELGRYLADPQARERARADLAGVRATLGENPSAGAAEVVLRYVRREA, from the coding sequence GTGAGCGGACCCACCGCCTCCCTGGCCGAGCGGTCCGACGCAGCAGGTGCGTCGGTTGGAGGCCCACGCCGGGTAATGGTGGTCGCCGGGGAGGCTTCCGGCGACCGCATCGCCGCCGGGCTTATCCGCGAAATGAGGGCCCGGGAGCCCGAGGTTCGCTTCGAGGGCGTGGCCGGCCCGGCCATGGAGGCCGCTGGCTGCCGGGCGCTGTTCCCCTCGGATCAGCTTGCAGTCGTGGGCCTTACCGAGGTGCTGCGCCATTTCGGCGATATCCGACGGGTGTTCAAGGGGCTCAAGTCCCGGCTCCGCGAGGCTTCGCCCGACCTGTTGGTGTGCGTGGACGCGCCCGACTTCAACCTGCGCCTGGCCAAGGTTGCCCAGAAGTTCGGCGTGCCGGTGGTCTATTACGTGAGTCCCCAGGTATGGGCGTGGCGACGCGGCCGGGTGCACAAGATTGGCCGGATCGTCGACCACATGATGGTCATCTTCCCCTTCGAGACCGAGGTCTACGAACAGGCGGGAGTGCCAGTCACCTACGTGGGCAACCCCCTGATCGAGCGCATCCCGGCCGTTCCGGACCGGGAGCAGGCGCGGGCTGCCCTCGGCCTGCCGGCGAATGCGCCGGTGGTGGCCCTGCTTCCGGGAAGCCGGCGGTCCGAGGTGCTGCGCATGGGGCCGGTGCTGCTCCGGACCGCCGAGCTGCTCGCGGATCTTCACCCGGACGCGCATTTCGTGCTCCCGGTGGCCGGGCCCGCCGTGGGCGAGGTGCTCGACGAGCTTTTGACCGAGTATGCGCCGCCCAATTTCCACCGCGTGGAGGATAGTCTGTCCGCCACCGCGGCGGCCGATTGCGCGGCGGTGACCTCGGGCACGGCCACCCTGGAAACCGCGGTGGTGGGGACACCGCTGGTGGTGCTCTACAAGCTGTCCCCGATCACCTTCTGGCTGGCCCGGCGCCTAGTGCAGGTGCCCCATATCGGCATGGTCAATCTCGTGGCGGGCCGGGAGGTGGCGCCCGAGCTCATCCAGGAGGACGCCGAGCCCGAACGGCTCGCGGAGGAGCTGGGAAGATATCTGGCCGACCCGCAGGCGCGGGAGCGGGCACGGGCGGATCTGGCCGGCGTCCGGGCCACCCTGGGCGAGAACCCCTCGGCGGGGGCCGCCGAGGTGGTGCTCCGCTACGTGCGGAGGGAGGCCTGA
- a CDS encoding DegT/DnrJ/EryC1/StrS family aminotransferase — protein sequence MVDLKQQMASLMEEVEPEVREVLETGQFIMGPRGKAFESEAAEFLGVQRAVGVASGTDALHLALRAAGVGPGDEVITSPFTFAATAEAILYTGARPVFADVDPHSYNLDPEAVAAAVSKRTRALLPVHLFGQPVDMEALDAVAAKHGLAVIEDCAQSFGAARQGRTTGAWGLAGAFSFFPSKNLGGAGDGGLITTNEEDVADHLLRLRNHGSSRPYFHDELGFNSRLDELQAVVLRAKLKRIRAYNEGRRRVAMAYRRNLASAAVTLPAEVEEGAHVYHQFVLQAENREEIREALQAAEIASAVYYAVPLHRQPAFADAAGGDACPVADRLAERVLALPMFPELSKEDVERISTVVAETARS from the coding sequence ATGGTGGACCTGAAGCAGCAGATGGCTTCCCTCATGGAGGAGGTGGAGCCGGAGGTGCGCGAGGTCCTGGAGACGGGCCAGTTCATCATGGGGCCCCGGGGCAAGGCCTTCGAGAGCGAGGCGGCCGAATTCCTGGGCGTGCAGCGGGCGGTGGGGGTGGCCTCCGGGACGGACGCCCTGCACTTGGCCCTGCGGGCCGCCGGCGTGGGACCGGGAGACGAGGTGATCACGAGCCCTTTCACCTTCGCCGCCACCGCGGAGGCCATCCTCTACACGGGCGCCCGCCCCGTGTTCGCCGATGTGGATCCCCACAGCTACAACCTCGACCCGGAGGCGGTGGCCGCGGCGGTGAGCAAGCGGACGCGCGCCCTGCTGCCGGTGCACCTGTTCGGCCAGCCGGTGGACATGGAGGCGCTGGACGCCGTCGCGGCGAAGCACGGCCTGGCCGTCATCGAGGACTGCGCCCAGAGCTTCGGCGCCGCACGGCAGGGCCGCACCACGGGAGCCTGGGGGCTGGCCGGCGCCTTCAGCTTCTTCCCCAGCAAGAACCTGGGCGGCGCGGGAGACGGCGGCCTCATCACCACCAATGAGGAGGACGTGGCCGACCACCTGCTTCGGCTGCGCAATCACGGCTCCAGCCGGCCCTACTTCCATGACGAGCTGGGCTTCAACAGCCGCCTCGACGAGCTGCAGGCGGTGGTGCTGCGGGCCAAGCTCAAGCGCATCCGCGCCTACAACGAGGGCCGCCGGCGGGTGGCCATGGCCTATCGGCGTAATCTGGCTAGCGCCGCGGTGACGCTACCCGCCGAGGTAGAGGAGGGGGCGCACGTCTACCACCAGTTCGTGCTCCAGGCGGAGAACCGCGAGGAGATCCGGGAGGCCCTCCAAGCCGCGGAGATCGCCTCGGCCGTCTACTATGCCGTGCCGCTCCACCGCCAGCCCGCCTTCGCCGACGCGGCGGGCGGTGATGCCTGTCCCGTGGCCGACCGTCTGGCGGAGCGGGTGCTGGCCCTGCCCATGTTCCCCGAGCTGAGCAAGGAGGACGTGGAGCGGATCTCCACCGTGGTAGCGGAGACCGCCCGGTCGTGA
- a CDS encoding Gfo/Idh/MocA family protein, with amino-acid sequence MSESLRAGVVGVGSLGRYHAQKYAAHAGAELVGVFDPDSDRAADVAGEIGCRSYGDLNALLAEVDAVTVAAPTEVHRELGVAALEAGVHVLMEKPLAATLEEADALLEAADRSGRVLQVGHLLRFHPGVRRIAEHGWDRQPPRYLEASRLNTFQPRSLDIDVILDLMVHDLDLILNWVQAPVAEVRAIGIPVVTEKVDMANARIAFANGAVANVTASRVARKQVREVRMFQPHRYVSVDFVDSAMGVYELDDGAAEGPVPGARGTQEALEARDLLAEEVAMFLAACRGRISDGVSGIEGRAALDLGLRVRTAIDDHFQRYGIPADLEEESF; translated from the coding sequence ATGAGTGAGTCGTTGAGAGCCGGGGTGGTGGGAGTGGGCAGCCTGGGCCGCTATCACGCCCAGAAATACGCCGCCCACGCCGGCGCCGAGCTGGTGGGCGTCTTCGATCCCGACTCCGATCGGGCCGCCGACGTTGCCGGCGAGATTGGGTGCCGGTCCTACGGGGATCTGAACGCCCTGCTTGCGGAGGTGGATGCGGTCACCGTGGCCGCCCCCACCGAGGTGCACCGGGAGCTGGGGGTGGCGGCCCTGGAGGCCGGGGTGCACGTGCTCATGGAGAAGCCCCTGGCCGCCACCCTCGAGGAAGCGGATGCCCTCCTCGAGGCCGCGGACCGTTCCGGGCGGGTGCTGCAGGTGGGACACCTGCTGCGCTTTCACCCGGGCGTGCGGCGGATCGCGGAGCACGGTTGGGACCGCCAGCCGCCCCGCTATCTGGAGGCCAGTCGGCTCAATACCTTCCAGCCGCGCTCGCTGGACATCGACGTGATCCTGGACCTCATGGTCCACGATCTGGACCTGATCCTGAACTGGGTGCAGGCGCCCGTGGCGGAGGTGCGCGCCATCGGCATTCCCGTGGTCACCGAAAAGGTGGACATGGCGAATGCGCGCATCGCCTTCGCCAACGGGGCGGTGGCCAACGTCACCGCCTCCCGGGTGGCCCGCAAACAGGTCCGGGAGGTGCGCATGTTCCAGCCGCATCGCTATGTCTCCGTGGATTTCGTGGACAGCGCCATGGGCGTGTACGAGCTGGACGATGGCGCCGCCGAGGGCCCGGTGCCCGGGGCCCGGGGCACGCAGGAGGCCCTGGAGGCCCGGGATCTGCTCGCCGAGGAGGTGGCCATGTTCCTGGCTGCCTGCCGGGGGAGGATTTCCGACGGCGTTTCCGGCATCGAGGGCCGCGCCGCGCTGGACCTGGGCCTGCGGGTGCGCACCGCCATCGACGATCACTTTCAGCGCTACGGCATTCCAGCCGACCTCGAGGAGGAATCGTTTTGA